Proteins from a genomic interval of Taeniopygia guttata chromosome 33, bTaeGut7.mat, whole genome shotgun sequence:
- the LOC121469097 gene encoding serine/threonine-protein kinase pim-1-like, which yields MARLENALSALQPLLGLPRAKPRAAAPAVGRSRAQPTTPGTAPVPPCPAAPGLPQPPVRAAPARLCRSPARRLQGGGRCPARSRKRVRARRPAGARPAPLAALAGGAGPGRKADGSLLAAGQRRQRQERYLLGPQLGSGGFSTVFSGIRLSDGSPVALKRVARESVLQWDELPDGTRVPLEVVLMEKVGSGCQNIIQLLDWFELPDSFILVLERPGASRDLLEFLQEQEQGFLCEEQARWLFCQVLEAVRHCTTCGVLHRDIKPENLLVDPESGDLKLIDFGCGTFLQERAFTDFAGTRVYSPPEWTWLGCYHGHAATIWSLGVLLYVMVCGSLPFQDDQAIVLGKLFFRRQLSPELQHLIRWCLAKHPADRPELEEISRHHWVWGRRF from the exons atggcCCGGCTTGAAAacgccctgtctgctttgcagccgCTCCTGGGTCTCCCCcgtgccaagcctcgggctgcagccccggccgtcggcaggagcagagcccagcccacgacgccggggacagcgccggtgccgccctgccccgctgccccggggctgccgcagccgcctgtgcgcgctgccccggcccggctctgccgctcgccagcccggcggctgcagggcggcggccgctgcccggcgcgcagcaggaagcgggtgagagcgcggcggcccgcgggggcccggcccgctccactcgcggcACTTGCGGGAGGGGCGGgtcctgggcgcaaggctgatggctcgctcttggccgcagggcaaaggaggcagcggcaggagcggTACCTGCtgggcccgcagctgggcagcggcggcttcagcaccgtcttctcgggcatccgcctctcggacggcagcccg gtggccctcaaacgcgtggcccgggagagcgtcctgcagtgggacgagctg cccgacggcacccgcgtgcccttggaggtggtgctgatggagaaggtgggctctggctgccagaacatcatccagctgctcgactggtttgagctgccaGATAGCTTCATCCTGGTGCTGGAGCGTCCGGGGGCATCACGGGATCTCCTGgagttcctgcaggagcaggagcaggggttcctgtgcgaggagcaggcgcgctggcttttctgccaggtgctggaggccgtgcggcactgcaccacctgcggcgtcctgcaccgggacatcaagccggagaacctcctcgtggacccggagagcggcgacctgaagctcatcgacttcggttgcggcaccttcctccaggagcgggccttcaCGGActttgccg gaacgcgcgtgtacagcccgcccgagtggacCTGGCTGGGTTgctaccacggccacgcggccaccatctggtccctgggcgtgctgctgtacgtcatggtctgcggcagcctcccctttCAGGACGACCAAGCCATCGTGCTGGGGAAGCTCTTCTTCCGGCggcagctctctccag agctccagcacctgatccgatggtgtttggccaagcaccctgcggacaggccggagctggaggagatctCGCGCCACCATTGGGTGtggggccggcgtttttga